From one Candidatus Gastranaerophilales bacterium genomic stretch:
- a CDS encoding YncE family protein, protein MKNSTTIKFSPLLKLFTAFFLFLFLAGFAEQVFCSQIPEKELAIFKQNFPQLKVRFDALVELPDGTLYVPVYPLKSEFPKEEVKVTKVLPAGKQLKDRPDFFMYNTNFAFFKIITKPNQAPTLLSSDQIPSEVKMGMLPQDLLVPTGLKIPSDLRIILGDLIISIAPSDEFKETNIVTNKPVTSKRSSQNTADTQPVSSIKELANKNFYSTSFDKNTLTVLNTANGKAFREIAFRSIPSDVKIMHSGQYILLTTMSTDSLFIIDSEKAKVIKEIKVGKKPFSIAIADRQNKAFIANKDDGTISIIDLTKMEVQETIKVTGNPSYLAVSPDQTKLYYLDSTAGSVYQIVKAEDYFEGYKCINLFTSSNIQKIIVEEDKIITLNRGQNEVEVFYFKPQKELTLKPSDELVEISTHKQTDKTVKPSDEEKIQATKTEKTKAAPSKDAPKTDIQAGKNIEAKVTKILEEKSNETSQGVTEADPIKEISNIQEVTPAPAKKYNSDKKKKEPKEATVQKTKEEIAAEKEEEQRRVDIVSRDYNPVNPDLVNIGSNTSGAGPKQDTSSTKTADYSQVQFIKVSEKSNDFAVYQEKLYTINPHEYTVNIYNIKSGDLIKTIPLDKKGFYNSIKINPDIKFGMITNISSKELNIIDVQKDTIITKLPLLINVHHVLVVDKAPKYGKDL, encoded by the coding sequence ATGAAAAACTCAACCACGATTAAATTTAGTCCTTTGTTAAAGCTTTTTACAGCATTTTTTCTGTTTTTATTTTTAGCAGGATTTGCAGAGCAGGTATTTTGCTCTCAAATTCCCGAAAAAGAACTCGCCATATTCAAACAAAACTTCCCTCAGTTAAAAGTCAGATTTGACGCGTTGGTGGAATTGCCCGACGGAACTTTATATGTGCCAGTTTACCCGTTAAAAAGTGAGTTCCCTAAAGAAGAGGTAAAAGTAACAAAAGTATTACCTGCCGGCAAGCAGCTAAAAGACCGTCCTGATTTTTTCATGTACAATACAAATTTTGCATTCTTTAAAATTATAACAAAACCTAATCAAGCTCCGACTCTCTTATCAAGCGACCAAATCCCCTCCGAAGTAAAAATGGGAATGCTTCCGCAGGATTTGCTCGTACCGACAGGGCTTAAAATCCCTTCTGATTTAAGAATTATTTTAGGTGATTTAATTATCTCCATAGCACCAAGCGATGAGTTTAAAGAAACTAATATTGTTACAAACAAGCCCGTCACTTCTAAGCGTTCTTCCCAAAATACAGCTGACACGCAGCCTGTAAGTTCAATTAAAGAACTTGCAAATAAAAATTTCTACTCAACAAGTTTTGACAAAAATACATTAACCGTTTTAAATACAGCAAACGGCAAAGCTTTTAGAGAAATAGCCTTTCGCTCAATTCCTTCCGACGTGAAAATCATGCACTCGGGACAGTATATTTTGCTCACAACAATGAGTACAGACTCTTTATTTATTATAGACAGTGAAAAAGCAAAAGTAATCAAAGAAATTAAAGTAGGCAAAAAACCCTTTAGCATTGCAATAGCAGACCGGCAGAATAAGGCTTTTATCGCAAATAAAGACGACGGTACCATAAGCATTATCGACTTAACAAAAATGGAAGTTCAGGAAACAATAAAAGTAACCGGAAATCCAAGCTATCTTGCCGTATCACCCGACCAAACAAAATTATACTATCTCGACAGCACTGCAGGCAGTGTTTATCAGATTGTAAAAGCGGAAGACTACTTTGAAGGGTATAAATGTATAAATTTATTCACTTCTTCTAATATTCAAAAAATCATTGTCGAAGAAGATAAAATTATAACTTTAAACAGAGGACAAAATGAAGTTGAAGTATTCTATTTTAAGCCGCAAAAAGAATTGACGCTAAAACCTTCGGATGAGCTTGTAGAAATTTCAACCCATAAACAAACCGATAAAACAGTAAAACCTTCCGATGAAGAAAAAATTCAGGCAACAAAAACAGAAAAGACTAAAGCGGCTCCAAGTAAGGACGCGCCAAAAACAGATATTCAGGCGGGCAAAAATATAGAAGCTAAAGTTACAAAAATTCTTGAAGAAAAAAGCAACGAAACTTCGCAAGGAGTGACAGAGGCAGACCCCATAAAAGAAATATCAAACATTCAGGAAGTAACCCCTGCACCTGCCAAAAAATATAATTCGGATAAAAAGAAAAAAGAGCCTAAAGAAGCAACAGTACAAAAAACAAAAGAAGAAATAGCAGCTGAAAAAGAAGAAGAACAAAGACGTGTAGATATTGTAAGCAGAGATTACAACCCTGTTAACCCTGATTTGGTTAACATAGGAAGCAATACAAGCGGCGCCGGTCCCAAACAAGATACTTCATCAACAAAAACCGCAGATTATTCACAAGTTCAATTTATCAAAGTATCTGAAAAATCGAATGATTTCGCTGTTTATCAGGAGAAATTGTACACTATAAATCCTCATGAATACACTGTTAATATCTACAATATTAAGTCGGGCGATTTAATTAAAACCATTCCGCTTGATAAAAAAGGGTTTTATAACAGTATAAAAATCAATCCTGATATTAAGTTCGGAATGATTACAAATATTTCTTCAAAAGAGTTAAATATTATTGACGTCCAAAAAGATACCATAATAACTAAACTTCCGTTGTTAATTAACGTTCATCATGTACTTGTAGTAGATAAAGCGCCTAAATATGGAAAAGATTTGTAA
- the pheT gene encoding phenylalanine--tRNA ligase subunit beta yields the protein MQISLEWLSEFVDIKGLTPQEIAHGLTMSGLEVEAIETLGAEFTDVKTAKILEVNAHPNADKLHLVKVDTGSVIKTVVCGAQNIEAGQIIPYASVGSKVLDRKTGEQYALTPAVIRGVESQGMLCSQDELGLDEFKLQEEDGILILNRIYPDLGLGKDLREVLNIVEDVIIHVAPTANRGDEMSVIGIAREIAAVFDRDFKFSKLTSVSEIKSPDFEVDILDESVCKYYAIGVLKKLKVQKSPQWMQRRLNACGVRSISNVVDITNYVMLEYGQPLHAFDLDKLNGYLCVRRANEGEKFVTLDDVERRLTNDSVLIAAKEKAVALAGVMGGANSEIDDNTVNIALESAYFNPATTRKSSKSVGLRSEANARFERGIDIESVKSALYRAVQLLIELAGGEFDGICEAGDDKLEEQVITLRFAQIKRYLGIDIPQEECVRILEKLGFALNGQNQMAARFIVPSFRAVDVTREIDLIEEVARIYGYDKVTPTLPNKTFSSEKNFDDTLIGKLHQLLLGKGLSEAITSSLVGQPLYKFAGVDYIDEKAVKVLNPQSEDHTMLRQSVVPNLLSVLKNNIDNGNKNVWLYEFGKTFSIEEPSDTKNPGVKEKRMLCAVISGNIDKNCWLEGQNIDFYFIKGLVEDIFELLKLDNRIVYEAQDGASYFHPKRSANAVLLGKNKSPAAVFGQLHPLIQDKLKLNQEAYLIEIDLDLLLENAPKSTVIYKELPIFPAVVRDIAFVIPKDITAQDIAKNIKKSINPALFKSVDIFDIYQGDKMQEGFKSVAYHICLQDKNATLTDEIVDAEIKKLKDSLKKVYPEAAFRE from the coding sequence ATGCAAATTTCGTTAGAATGGTTAAGTGAATTTGTTGATATAAAGGGTTTAACACCGCAAGAAATTGCCCACGGGCTTACAATGAGCGGGCTTGAGGTAGAAGCGATTGAAACTTTGGGCGCTGAATTTACCGATGTAAAAACAGCAAAGATTTTGGAAGTTAACGCTCACCCTAATGCGGATAAACTCCACTTGGTAAAAGTTGATACAGGAAGTGTTATAAAAACCGTAGTTTGCGGCGCTCAAAATATTGAAGCGGGGCAAATTATACCCTATGCTTCTGTCGGTTCAAAAGTATTGGACAGAAAAACCGGCGAGCAATATGCACTTACACCTGCTGTTATAAGAGGGGTAGAATCACAAGGTATGCTATGCTCTCAAGATGAGCTTGGGTTGGATGAGTTTAAACTTCAAGAAGAAGACGGCATTTTGATTTTGAACCGTATTTATCCTGATTTGGGGTTAGGCAAGGATTTAAGAGAAGTTTTAAACATAGTTGAAGATGTCATTATTCATGTTGCACCGACTGCCAATCGTGGTGATGAAATGTCTGTTATCGGTATAGCAAGAGAGATTGCGGCTGTTTTTGACAGGGATTTTAAATTCAGTAAACTAACCTCTGTATCAGAAATAAAATCACCTGATTTTGAGGTGGATATTTTGGATGAAAGTGTTTGTAAATACTATGCAATAGGCGTTTTAAAAAAATTAAAAGTGCAAAAATCTCCCCAATGGATGCAAAGACGTCTGAATGCTTGCGGTGTTCGCTCTATCAGTAATGTGGTTGATATAACAAACTACGTTATGTTGGAATACGGTCAGCCGCTTCACGCTTTTGACCTTGATAAACTGAACGGATACCTGTGCGTAAGACGTGCAAATGAAGGCGAAAAATTCGTCACTCTTGACGATGTCGAAAGAAGGCTTACAAATGACTCTGTTTTAATTGCTGCAAAAGAAAAAGCGGTGGCGTTAGCAGGAGTGATGGGCGGAGCTAACAGCGAAATTGATGATAATACCGTTAATATTGCGCTTGAATCCGCGTATTTTAACCCTGCAACAACAAGAAAATCTTCAAAAAGCGTTGGTCTGCGCTCTGAAGCTAATGCAAGATTTGAGCGCGGGATAGATATTGAATCCGTAAAATCAGCATTGTACCGTGCGGTTCAACTTTTGATTGAGCTTGCAGGCGGAGAATTTGACGGTATTTGTGAAGCAGGTGATGATAAGCTTGAAGAACAGGTGATTACTTTGCGCTTTGCTCAAATTAAACGTTATTTGGGCATTGATATTCCGCAGGAGGAATGTGTAAGAATTCTTGAAAAACTGGGTTTTGCTTTAAACGGTCAAAACCAGATGGCAGCAAGGTTTATAGTCCCTTCTTTCAGAGCGGTTGATGTAACAAGAGAAATTGATTTGATTGAAGAAGTTGCGAGAATTTACGGTTATGACAAGGTTACGCCTACTTTGCCAAACAAAACTTTTTCGTCTGAGAAAAATTTTGATGATACGCTTATAGGCAAGCTGCATCAGCTTCTTTTGGGTAAGGGTTTAAGCGAGGCTATAACGTCTTCTTTGGTAGGGCAGCCGCTTTATAAATTTGCGGGTGTGGATTACATTGACGAGAAGGCTGTTAAAGTCCTTAACCCTCAATCGGAAGACCATACTATGCTTCGCCAAAGTGTTGTACCTAATCTGCTTAGTGTTTTGAAAAATAATATTGATAACGGCAACAAAAATGTATGGCTTTATGAATTCGGCAAAACGTTTTCAATTGAAGAACCCTCAGATACCAAAAATCCCGGTGTTAAAGAAAAAAGAATGCTTTGTGCCGTAATATCCGGAAACATTGATAAAAACTGCTGGCTTGAGGGGCAAAATATTGATTTTTACTTTATAAAAGGCTTGGTAGAAGATATCTTTGAGCTTTTAAAACTTGATAACAGAATTGTTTACGAAGCGCAGGACGGAGCTTCTTATTTTCATCCGAAGCGCAGCGCAAACGCTGTTTTGCTTGGCAAAAACAAGTCACCTGCGGCTGTTTTCGGGCAGCTTCATCCGCTGATTCAGGACAAGTTAAAATTAAATCAGGAAGCTTACCTTATTGAAATTGACCTTGACTTATTGCTTGAAAATGCGCCAAAATCGACTGTTATTTACAAGGAACTGCCAATTTTTCCCGCTGTAGTGAGAGATATTGCGTTTGTCATACCCAAAGATATTACAGCACAGGATATTGCAAAAAATATCAAGAAGAGTATTAACCCTGCTTTATTCAAGAGTGTTGATATTTTTGACATATATCAAGGCGATAAAATGCAAGAAGGCTTCAAAAGCGTAGCTTATCACATTTGTTTGCAGGATAAAAACGCTACTTTGACAGATGAAATTGTAGACGCTGAGATTAAAAAATTAAAAGACAGCCTCAAAAAAGTTTACCCCGAAGCGGCTTTTAGAGAGTAA
- a CDS encoding helix-turn-helix transcriptional regulator, translating to MDFNDFYKKLGLKIKFLREEVGLTQENLAEKAGISIDYLGKIEVNINRPGLISLLKIANALGIEPKDLLDFDLD from the coding sequence ATGGATTTTAATGATTTTTATAAAAAACTGGGTTTGAAGATAAAATTTCTAAGAGAAGAAGTCGGCTTAACTCAAGAAAATTTAGCGGAGAAAGCAGGAATAAGTATTGATTACCTGGGTAAAATTGAGGTTAATATAAATAGACCGGGTCTTATTTCGTTATTAAAAATAGCAAATGCCCTGGGTATTGAGCCGAAAGATTTGTTGGATTTTGATTTAGATTAA
- a CDS encoding ferredoxin: MKVTILDGCICCGACESICSDVFSIEDTAIVNEAAVAANADAVREAADACPVSVIEIEE, translated from the coding sequence ATGAAAGTTACTATTTTAGATGGATGTATATGCTGCGGCGCTTGCGAATCAATTTGCAGCGATGTTTTTTCAATTGAAGATACAGCAATCGTAAACGAAGCCGCTGTTGCCGCTAACGCAGATGCCGTCAGAGAAGCTGCTGACGCTTGCCCTGTAAGCGTAATTGAAATAGAAGAATAA
- the bioA gene encoding adenosylmethionine--8-amino-7-oxononanoate transaminase, with translation MDKEGIIKKDFETVWHPFTQMKELEEDKPIVIEKGEGIYLYDIDSNRYIDAVSSWWVNTLGHCNPKINKALINQVQKLEHCMFAGFTHENAVKLASELVELTDNAFTKVFYSDNGSTAVEVALKMAYQYQSQTGRAEKTKFVALKNSYHGDTLGAVSVGGVDLYHKVYKPIIFDVLQAQSPSCYRCPCSETPETCHEECFESMRNIIEENHASISSVIMEPLIQAAGGMIIYKKEYLEKLREVCDKYEIILIFDEVAVGFGRTGKLFAYQHTKVVPDIICLAKGITAGYMPLSVTLTNDKIYNAFYDDYEKNKTFYHGHSYTANALACAVAVENLRILKEDKVLESLDSKIEKFKTELAKLKDLEFVGDVRQLGMICAVELVEDKISKTPLGHDKMKRFYKNALKYGAILRPLGNVVYYLTPYIITDEQIEELCEITRKAILEI, from the coding sequence ATGGATAAAGAAGGAATAATAAAAAAGGACTTTGAAACTGTTTGGCACCCTTTTACACAAATGAAAGAATTAGAAGAAGATAAGCCTATAGTAATTGAAAAAGGAGAGGGAATTTATCTTTATGACATTGACTCAAACCGCTACATAGACGCCGTTTCTTCCTGGTGGGTTAACACCTTGGGGCATTGCAACCCAAAAATAAACAAAGCTTTAATTAATCAGGTTCAAAAACTGGAACATTGTATGTTTGCAGGGTTTACTCATGAAAATGCCGTAAAACTTGCCTCTGAACTTGTAGAACTTACGGATAATGCTTTCACTAAAGTTTTTTACTCTGATAACGGCTCTACTGCGGTAGAAGTTGCATTGAAAATGGCATATCAGTACCAATCACAAACAGGTCGGGCGGAGAAAACAAAATTTGTTGCTTTAAAAAATTCATACCATGGCGATACATTAGGAGCTGTTTCTGTAGGCGGGGTGGACTTGTACCACAAAGTTTACAAACCGATTATTTTTGACGTATTGCAAGCTCAAAGCCCTTCATGCTACCGCTGCCCTTGCTCTGAAACACCTGAAACATGCCATGAAGAATGCTTTGAAAGTATGCGAAATATTATAGAAGAAAATCATGCTTCCATCTCAAGCGTTATAATGGAGCCTTTAATTCAGGCAGCAGGCGGGATGATTATATACAAAAAAGAATACCTTGAGAAACTTCGTGAAGTCTGTGATAAATACGAAATTATTTTAATCTTTGATGAAGTTGCAGTCGGTTTTGGCAGGACAGGCAAGCTCTTTGCTTATCAGCATACAAAAGTTGTTCCCGATATTATTTGCCTTGCTAAAGGCATTACGGCAGGATATATGCCTCTGTCTGTAACGCTTACAAATGACAAGATTTATAATGCTTTTTATGATGACTATGAAAAAAACAAAACCTTTTACCACGGACACAGCTACACCGCTAATGCATTGGCTTGCGCCGTTGCCGTTGAAAATTTAAGAATTTTAAAAGAAGACAAAGTTCTTGAGAGCCTAGACAGCAAGATTGAAAAATTTAAAACAGAACTTGCAAAATTAAAAGACCTTGAGTTTGTCGGAGATGTGAGGCAGCTCGGTATGATATGTGCCGTTGAACTTGTAGAGGATAAAATTTCAAAAACACCCTTGGGTCATGACAAAATGAAACGTTTTTATAAAAACGCACTCAAATATGGCGCTATTTTGCGTCCTTTAGGCAATGTGGTTTATTATCTGACTCCGTATATAATTACTGATGAGCAAATTGAAGAATTATGTGAAATAACACGAAAAGCGATTTTAGAAATATAG
- the grpE gene encoding nucleotide exchange factor GrpE produces MSKHKQHNEKKGLNPFKQNNAEVQENINEQQTEPEAQAQEEVVEKDNAQAQELETLKNQYLRLAADFDNYRKRQVQEREQLLKYGAEDTIKKLIPVLDTYERAKKSCENMEDTAQLKESFEMVFKQLFDILEKAGVKKIEALGQQFDPNIHDAVMQTPTNEHPDQSIIDELQTGYTLGDRVLRPTLVNVATGE; encoded by the coding sequence ATGTCAAAACATAAGCAACACAATGAAAAAAAAGGGCTCAACCCTTTCAAACAAAATAACGCGGAAGTTCAGGAAAATATAAACGAACAACAAACAGAACCTGAAGCACAAGCGCAGGAAGAAGTTGTTGAAAAAGATAATGCGCAGGCGCAAGAACTCGAAACGCTGAAAAATCAATATCTAAGGCTTGCCGCAGACTTCGATAACTATAGAAAAAGACAGGTTCAAGAGCGGGAGCAGCTTCTAAAATACGGCGCCGAAGACACCATAAAAAAACTTATACCTGTTTTAGATACTTATGAACGTGCCAAAAAATCTTGCGAAAATATGGAAGATACGGCGCAATTAAAGGAAAGCTTTGAAATGGTGTTCAAGCAATTGTTTGACATATTGGAAAAAGCCGGAGTTAAAAAAATAGAAGCGCTGGGACAGCAATTTGACCCTAATATACATGATGCAGTGATGCAAACCCCGACAAACGAACATCCTGACCAAAGTATAATAGATGAGCTGCAAACAGGCTACACTCTGGGGGATAGAGTATTAAGACCTACATTAGTTAATGTGGCAACGGGAGAGTAA
- a CDS encoding class I SAM-dependent methyltransferase: MEKICNKLKELEITKKDFWNIDHDCANFLNMTIKSNGYKNILEAGTSNGYSGIWLALAAKETGGKVITIEFHQKRVVKAEANFKECALDDVITVRQGMACEVIESLSKEDYNSSEEAFLDFVFVDANKAQYIDYYRLIDPKLRKYGMIAFDNMISHKEKVAPLLEAIQNNPKYQIQMLNFDTGLLIALKL; encoded by the coding sequence ATGGAAAAGATTTGTAATAAACTGAAAGAGCTTGAAATCACCAAAAAAGACTTTTGGAATATAGACCATGATTGTGCCAATTTTCTGAATATGACAATAAAATCAAACGGTTATAAAAACATTCTTGAAGCAGGAACCTCAAACGGATATTCGGGTATATGGCTTGCGCTTGCAGCTAAAGAAACCGGCGGTAAGGTTATTACAATAGAATTTCACCAAAAACGGGTTGTAAAAGCGGAAGCAAACTTTAAAGAATGCGCCTTGGATGATGTTATAACAGTAAGACAGGGAATGGCTTGTGAGGTTATAGAATCTTTATCAAAAGAAGATTACAACTCTAGTGAAGAAGCTTTTTTAGATTTTGTTTTTGTCGATGCCAATAAAGCTCAATATATAGATTATTACAGGCTGATTGACCCAAAATTAAGAAAATACGGTATGATTGCATTTGATAATATGATTTCTCATAAAGAAAAAGTTGCCCCTCTTTTGGAAGCAATTCAAAACAACCCAAAATATCAGATACAAATGCTGAATTTTGATACCGGGTTATTAATCGCTCTAAAATTATAG
- the dnaJ gene encoding molecular chaperone DnaJ, protein MQRDYYEILGLGRESTQDDIKKAFRKKARELHPDVNKAPDAEERFKELGQAYEVLSNEEKRSMYDRYGFDGLKNAGFDTSGPFDFGFGDLGDILSSFFGAGFAGGYSRSNPNAPQRGSDLRLDINIAFKEAVFGIEKEVEIDHLETCESCDATGAKKGSSPVTCPTCGGAGQIRQTTRTIMGTFTQVGICPDCSGTGKKILEKCPDCNGEGRKTVSKKINIKIPAGVDNGAQMRVQGQGDAGTKGGPNGDLYIVIHTAADKKFKRDDFNIFSTEYISFSQAVLGDEIEVETLEGTHKIKVAPSTQTDTIIKIKNQGVPYLNNPSKRGDAYVKLVLSTPVNVSEEERKLYQRLFEIENHKKSKESILDKVRDAISGSTK, encoded by the coding sequence ATGCAACGAGATTATTATGAAATTTTGGGATTAGGCAGAGAATCAACGCAAGACGATATAAAAAAAGCATTCAGAAAAAAAGCCAGAGAATTACACCCCGATGTAAATAAAGCTCCCGATGCGGAAGAGCGGTTCAAAGAATTAGGGCAGGCATACGAGGTTTTGAGCAATGAAGAAAAACGCTCAATGTATGACCGCTACGGCTTTGACGGATTGAAAAATGCGGGATTTGATACATCAGGACCGTTTGACTTCGGGTTTGGAGATTTGGGCGATATTTTATCAAGCTTTTTTGGTGCAGGCTTTGCCGGCGGATATTCAAGAAGCAATCCTAACGCACCTCAACGGGGAAGCGACTTAAGGCTGGATATCAATATAGCATTCAAAGAGGCTGTTTTCGGCATTGAAAAAGAAGTGGAAATAGACCACCTGGAAACCTGCGAAAGCTGCGATGCAACAGGCGCAAAAAAAGGCAGTTCGCCTGTAACATGCCCGACTTGCGGCGGCGCGGGACAAATCAGACAAACAACAAGAACCATTATGGGTACTTTTACACAAGTAGGTATTTGCCCCGACTGCAGCGGTACGGGTAAAAAAATACTTGAGAAGTGTCCTGATTGCAACGGCGAAGGAAGAAAAACCGTTTCCAAAAAGATAAACATAAAAATCCCCGCAGGAGTCGATAACGGCGCTCAAATGAGAGTACAGGGACAAGGCGATGCGGGAACAAAAGGCGGACCTAACGGCGACTTGTATATAGTTATACATACAGCAGCCGACAAAAAATTCAAAAGAGACGATTTCAATATTTTCTCTACGGAATATATTTCTTTTTCCCAAGCTGTACTGGGTGATGAAATTGAAGTGGAAACACTTGAAGGCACTCACAAAATCAAAGTAGCGCCCTCTACCCAGACAGATACCATTATTAAAATTAAAAACCAGGGCGTTCCTTACCTTAACAACCCTTCAAAAAGGGGGGATGCTTATGTAAAGCTGGTACTTTCCACGCCCGTTAATGTTTCGGAAGAGGAAAGAAAGCTTTACCAACGGCTTTTTGAAATAGAAAATCACAAGAAATCCAAAGAATCAATTTTGGATAAAGTAAGAGATGCTATCTCAGGGAGTACCAAATAA
- a CDS encoding tetratricopeptide repeat protein, translating to MPNQRTLGNFTDINEFKNTKKLLYLAKKSHENYLLKSQEADLQNAIDYYIQAMKIAPHISEPYYKLAILLYTKNQISVEQGIEQCRKAIMLSPSCPKARLFYGYFLNLAGYHAQARYEFLRAIKSNLFTSSPARIALALSLLEGIRNGELSFNKFLNAIYYLFSGSVLTLFDMPTLNLFYRSFICNLSVFYYNVKGFFLKQVKKYDLATQNYECAAKNTPKTEQFYIKAGDTAFKAKDTNHAIQSYKKALEYNPYNTQIILKLATIMQNYCENKEDELIECYTNLLKADPCNARICYELGNLYIRVDDRFSALNSFKRAVDIEPNNPFYRNSLAYTYIQLKHYDEALVQYKKAINLNPDNKWTSIVCQAQGAIYYQVKENYEAAITAYEAATVLDKENYDAFYSLGEIYHEKERFDNAIENYCLSLKIQETPKAYCALGIALWQIDKTEESIIAFEQCLYLDSENSDAYNNLGTIYLDSCGEVEKAMVFFSKAVEYNPSDTIAYYNLGRVYQILQEPDLAAKNYQMAIDLNKITDKLDQNEIEQRLYSIFE from the coding sequence ATGCCTAATCAAAGGACGCTCGGGAATTTTACCGACATTAACGAATTTAAGAACACTAAAAAGCTGCTGTACTTGGCAAAAAAATCTCACGAAAATTACCTGTTAAAATCACAGGAAGCCGACCTGCAGAATGCTATTGACTATTATATCCAGGCAATGAAAATAGCCCCGCATATTTCAGAGCCTTATTATAAACTTGCCATTTTACTTTATACAAAAAATCAAATTTCCGTAGAGCAGGGAATAGAGCAGTGCAGAAAGGCGATAATGCTGTCGCCGTCCTGCCCTAAAGCACGTTTATTTTACGGTTATTTTTTGAATTTGGCGGGATATCACGCACAAGCAAGATACGAGTTTTTACGCGCAATAAAATCCAACCTGTTCACCTCTTCCCCTGCCAGAATTGCTCTGGCTTTAAGTCTTTTGGAAGGTATAAGAAACGGGGAGCTTTCCTTTAACAAGTTCTTAAATGCCATCTACTATTTATTCAGCGGAAGCGTGCTTACATTATTTGATATGCCGACGTTAAATTTATTTTACCGCAGCTTTATATGTAACCTTTCGGTGTTTTATTACAATGTAAAAGGGTTTTTCTTAAAGCAGGTAAAAAAATACGATTTGGCGACACAAAATTATGAATGTGCGGCGAAAAACACCCCGAAAACGGAACAGTTTTACATCAAAGCCGGCGATACGGCATTTAAAGCCAAAGATACAAACCATGCCATACAGTCTTATAAAAAAGCGCTGGAATATAACCCTTATAACACTCAAATAATTCTAAAACTCGCAACTATTATGCAAAACTACTGTGAAAACAAGGAAGACGAGTTAATTGAATGCTATACAAACCTCTTAAAAGCTGATCCTTGCAACGCAAGGATTTGCTATGAACTCGGGAACTTATACATCCGTGTGGATGACAGATTTTCAGCGTTAAATTCCTTCAAAAGGGCTGTTGATATTGAACCTAATAACCCGTTTTACAGAAACAGTCTGGCATATACTTACATACAGTTAAAACACTATGATGAAGCCCTTGTTCAATATAAAAAAGCAATAAACCTAAACCCCGACAACAAGTGGACCTCAATAGTCTGTCAGGCACAAGGAGCCATTTACTATCAGGTAAAGGAGAACTATGAAGCCGCCATTACCGCTTATGAGGCAGCAACGGTACTTGATAAAGAAAATTATGACGCTTTTTATTCTTTGGGCGAAATTTACCATGAAAAAGAGCGGTTTGATAATGCAATCGAAAACTACTGTCTTTCATTAAAAATTCAGGAAACACCCAAAGCCTACTGTGCTCTGGGTATTGCTCTTTGGCAGATAGACAAAACAGAAGAATCCATTATCGCATTTGAACAATGCCTGTATTTAGATTCTGAAAATTCAGATGCATATAATAATTTAGGCACGATTTATTTAGACAGCTGCGGAGAAGTTGAAAAAGCGATGGTATTTTTCAGCAAAGCTGTTGAATATAATCCGTCCGATACTATTGCTTATTACAACCTTGGCAGGGTGTATCAAATACTTCAAGAGCCTGACTTAGCAGCAAAAAATTATCAAATGGCAATAGACTTAAATAAAATCACGGATAAATTAGACCAAAACGAAATAGAACAAAGATTATATTCTATATTTGAATAA